A genomic stretch from Aedes albopictus strain Foshan chromosome 2, AalbF5, whole genome shotgun sequence includes:
- the LOC109423749 gene encoding probable protein phosphatase CG10417 has product MGAYLSEPLTTKDSSEEANDFLACGSSSMQGWRISQEDAHNCILNFDDKTSFFAVYDGHGGAEVAQYCSLHLPKFLKHLASYKNKDFEQALKDAFLGFDATLLDEKVIEELKRLSDKTNGEEAIEEDDEEEEDDNVDDLCKEACMPLNEVLQMYKKDKKNPALAKVKEGNCSKPLSPYLKGKRKGIAEGDEPGPSSSSTGSSAEAAASKDKKPAGSDAADSTVSSSSNKTEEAAQKPESSTVDKKAEQSDEISDTDGVIAKKTKKEECAPDSSSAAPTVNGEVGESASKSAVSSSSVSAQENGEVSSNTAAGSSSSSNSKNMPDLPAGGSSSSGKSSAGVDSSSAGSSSSASAAAAGGSKKRKAKNGAANVVQDDSDDDDSETDEEFPPVQDSNENSSTEDGEEDPYGEEESEEEDEEEGEGEYDEEEEDYMNEEDEAFMNNITDEPGKDSGCTAVVALLHDKELFVANAGDSRCVVCRNGKALEMSIDHKPEDQVEFERIQKAGGRVTLDGRVNGGLNLSRAIGDHGYKMNKKVRPEEQMISALPDIKKITIEPEDEFMVLACDGIWNFMTSDDVVEFVQDRIADPTKKLTDICEEMFDYCLAPHTKGDGTGCDNMTAIIVQFKPNFTGAASRKRACSPEPQTDCKKAKTESTASNGDKCETTSNNDEKEAAAAVASIESSTSSAVMDTDENIASSST; this is encoded by the exons ATGGGCGCGTATCTGTCGGAACCACTGACGACAAAGGATTCCAGCGAGGAGGCCAACGACTTCCTGGCGTGCGGTTCCAGCTCGATGCAGGGCTGGCGAATCAGCCAAGAG GACGCTCACAATTGCATCTTGAACTTCGACGACAAAACGTCGTTCTTCGCCGTTTACGACGGGCATGGAGGGGCGGAGGTCGCTCAGTACTGCAGTTTACATCTACCCAAATTTCTTAAACATCTGGCATCATATAAAAACAAAGACTTTGAACAGGCGCTTAAGGATGCCTTTTTGGGATTCGATGCCACTTTGTTGGACGAAAAAGTCATTGAGGAGCTGAAGAGGCTCTCCGACAAAACCAACGGTGAGGAAGCAATCGAAGAGGACGATGAGGAAGAGGAAGATGACAATGTGGATGATCTGTGCAAGGAGGCATGCATGCCATTGAACGAGGTCTTGCAGATGTACAAGAAGGATAAGAAGAATCCTGCACTTGCCAAGGTTAAAGAAGGAAACTGCTCGAAGCCACTGTCGCCGTATTTAAAGGGCAAGCGAAAGGGTATTGCGGAAGGGGATGAACCTGGTCCCAGCTCGAGCAGTACGGGATCTTCAGCTGAAGCAGCTGCTTCTAAAGACAAGAAGCCAGCTGGTTCGGATGCAGCTGATTCAACCGTGAGTAGCTCGAGCAACAAAACCGAAGAAGCTGCTCAGAAGCCCGAATCTTCGACGGTAGATAAGAAGGCCGAGCAAAGTGACGAAATAAGCGACACTGATGGAGTCATCGCCAAAAAGACGAAAAAAGAAGAATGTGCGCCTGATAGTTCTTCCGCTGCGCCTACCGTCAATGGCGAAGTAGGTGAGTCGGCCAGCAAATCTGCAGTTTCGTCCTCTTCTGTGTCGGCACAGGAGAACGGAGAAGTCTCGAGCAATACGGCCGctggtagcagcagcagcagcaacagtaagAACATGCCGGATCTACCCGCTGGAGGATCGTCATCGAGCGGCAAGAGCAGCGCAGGCGTTGATAGTTCATCAGCCGGATCTTCCTCGTCGGCTTCTGCAGCGGCTGCCGGTGGCTCGAAGAAAAGGAAAGCCAAGAACGGAGCAGCGAATGTCGTCCAGGATGATTCGGATGACGACGATTCGGAAACGGACGAAGAGTTCCCTCCGGTCCAGGATTCAAACGAAAATTCCAGCACAGAGGATGGGGAGGAGGATCCCTATGG CGAGGAAGAAagtgaagaagaagacgaagaggaAGGTGAAGGCGAGTACGATGAAGAAGAGGAAGATTACATGAATGAAGAGGACGAAGCATTCATGAACAACATCACAGACGAGCCTGGCAAGGACAGTGGCTGCACGGCTGTCGTTGCATTGCTCCACGATAAGGAACTGTTCGTAGCTAATGCTG GTGATTCGCGCTGCGTTGTGTGCCGCAATGGAAAGGCATTGGAAATGAGCATCGATCACAAACCGGAGGATCAAGTCGAGTTCGAGAGGATACAGAAAGCTGGCGGTCGGGTGACGCTGGATGGCCGCGTCAATGGTGGACTCAACTTGTCCCGGGCTATTGGCGACCATGGCTACAAAATG AACAAGAAGGTGCGACCGGAAGAGCAAATGATTTCCGCTTTACCGGATATTAAGAAAATCACCATCGAACCAGAGGATGAATTTATGGTTTTGGCTTGCGACGGAATCTGGAACTTCATGACCAGCGATGATGTGGTGGAGTTCGTACAGGATCGCATTGCGGATCCCACCAAAAAACTGACAGATATCTGTGAAGAG ATGTTCGATTATTGTCTGGCGCCGCACACCAAAGGTGATGGCACCGGTTGCGATAACATGACTGCAATCATCGTTCAATTCAAGCCAAACTTCACTGGTGCGGCATCGAGGAAGCGTGCCTGCTCACCAGAACCACAAACCGACTGCAAGAAGGCCAAAACCGAATCCACGGCGAGCAACGGCGACAAATGCGAAACAACAAGCAACAATGATGAGAAAGAGGCCGCCGCTGCCGTAGCGTCGATTGAATCCTCCACCAGCTCGGCCGTTATGGATACCGATGAAAACATTGCGTCCTCTTCGACGTGA